One genomic segment of Pseudomonas sp. RU47 includes these proteins:
- a CDS encoding c-type cytochrome, giving the protein MDGDHLKALIVFGAMLLSMPLSAAQLDLQLGANSRTWQTEELLKHPQVQTLTIKNDVSYKKDMTYRAVPVAALLTGIKPQDHLQAVALDGFAAELAAAPLLNAKGARAWLAIEDPAQPWPALSEGKHSAGPFYLVWTDPQAGNISPEQWPFEVASIKRMAPVAERFPALLPNPALKADDPVNRGFALFQKNCLACHRLNGAGDAQFGPDLNIPYNPTEYFGADFLKRYIRDPQSLRQWPQAKMPGFSVEVLPDGDLQMLVGYLKHMAGRKVKP; this is encoded by the coding sequence ATGGACGGCGATCATTTGAAAGCGCTCATTGTGTTCGGGGCAATGCTGCTGAGCATGCCCTTGTCTGCCGCACAGTTGGATCTGCAGCTGGGCGCAAACAGCCGCACCTGGCAGACCGAGGAATTACTCAAGCATCCTCAAGTGCAAACCCTCACCATCAAAAACGATGTGTCCTACAAAAAGGACATGACCTATCGCGCCGTGCCCGTGGCCGCGCTGCTGACCGGGATCAAACCGCAAGATCACCTGCAAGCGGTGGCGCTGGACGGGTTCGCGGCCGAGCTGGCCGCAGCGCCGCTGCTCAACGCAAAAGGCGCACGGGCCTGGCTGGCCATTGAGGATCCGGCTCAGCCGTGGCCAGCGCTGTCAGAGGGCAAGCACAGCGCCGGGCCGTTCTATCTGGTCTGGACCGATCCGCAGGCCGGTAATATCAGCCCGGAGCAATGGCCGTTCGAAGTCGCGAGCATCAAGCGCATGGCGCCGGTGGCTGAGCGCTTCCCGGCCTTGTTGCCCAATCCTGCGTTGAAGGCGGATGACCCGGTGAATCGCGGGTTTGCGCTGTTTCAGAAGAATTGTCTGGCGTGTCACCGATTGAACGGTGCGGGGGATGCGCAGTTCGGGCCGGACTTGAACATTCCGTATAACCCGACCGAGTATTTCGGCGCGGATTTCCTCAAGCGTTACATTCGTGATCCGCAGAGTTTGCGTCAGTGGCCGCAGGCGAAGATGCCGGGGTTTTCGGTGGAGGTGTTGCCGGATGGCGATTTGCAGATGTTGGTGGGATATTTGAAACACATGGCTGGGCGCAAGGTTAAGCCCTGA
- a CDS encoding acetyl-CoA C-acetyltransferase has protein sequence MTQALIFDALRTPRGRGKADGALHSVKPVNLLAGLLTALQERTSLDTSQVDDVVIGCVTPIGDQGSDVAKTAVQVADWDVSVAGVQINRFCASGLEAVNLGAMKVRSGFEDLVVVGGVESMSRVPMGSDGGAWALDPQTNLHSHFTPQGVGADLIATLEGFSRQDVDAYALHSQQKAARARADGSFNKSLVPVQDQNGIILLDHDEFIRAESTLEGLGKLKPSFEMIGQMGFDATALRVYSHVERINHVHTPGNSSGIVDGAALMLIGSEAKGRALGLQPRARIVATAVTSTDPTIMLTGPAPATRKALAKAGLRVEDIDLFEVNEAFASVVLKFIKDMAVDPDKVNVNGGSIAMGHPLGATGCAILGTLLDELEARRLRYGLATLCVGGGMGIATIIERL, from the coding sequence ATGACCCAAGCTTTGATATTCGATGCGTTACGCACGCCCCGTGGCAGAGGCAAGGCCGATGGCGCTCTGCACAGCGTTAAACCGGTGAATCTGCTGGCCGGTCTGCTGACCGCGCTGCAGGAACGTACCTCGCTGGACACCAGTCAGGTCGATGACGTGGTGATCGGCTGCGTCACGCCGATTGGCGATCAGGGCTCGGACGTCGCCAAAACCGCCGTGCAAGTGGCCGATTGGGACGTCAGCGTCGCGGGTGTGCAGATCAACCGTTTCTGCGCCTCGGGACTGGAAGCGGTCAACCTTGGCGCGATGAAAGTGCGTTCGGGCTTCGAAGACCTGGTGGTGGTCGGTGGCGTCGAGTCGATGTCGCGGGTGCCGATGGGCAGCGATGGCGGCGCCTGGGCGCTGGACCCGCAGACCAATCTGCACAGTCATTTCACCCCGCAAGGTGTTGGCGCGGACCTTATCGCCACGCTGGAAGGCTTCAGTCGACAGGACGTCGATGCCTACGCCTTGCACTCGCAACAGAAAGCCGCACGGGCGCGGGCTGACGGCTCGTTCAACAAGTCGCTGGTACCGGTGCAGGACCAGAACGGCATCATCCTGCTCGATCATGATGAGTTCATTCGTGCCGAGTCGACCCTTGAAGGCTTGGGCAAGCTCAAGCCGAGCTTCGAAATGATCGGGCAGATGGGTTTCGACGCGACGGCATTGCGGGTCTACAGCCATGTCGAGCGAATCAACCACGTGCACACGCCGGGCAACAGTTCCGGGATCGTCGATGGCGCGGCGCTGATGTTGATCGGCTCTGAAGCCAAAGGACGGGCGCTGGGCCTGCAACCGCGGGCGCGCATTGTCGCCACAGCGGTCACCAGTACCGACCCGACCATCATGCTCACCGGCCCTGCGCCGGCGACGCGCAAGGCACTGGCCAAAGCCGGGTTGCGCGTTGAAGACATCGACCTGTTCGAGGTCAACGAAGCGTTCGCTTCGGTGGTGCTGAAATTCATCAAGGACATGGCTGTCGATCCGGACAAGGTCAATGTCAACGGCGGCTCCATCGCCATGGGCCACCCGCTGGGCGCCACCGGTTGCGCGATCCTCGGGACTTTGCTCGATGAGCTGGAAGCCCGGCGCCTGCGCTATGGCCTGGCGACGCTGTGCGTCGGCGGCGGCATGGGCATTGCCACCATCATCGAACGCCTCTGA
- a CDS encoding 3-hydroxyacyl-CoA dehydrogenase NAD-binding domain-containing protein — protein sequence MSEAIRYEKGQDAIVVLTIDMPGQSANTMNAVYREAMAECVARLVDEKDHIAGVIITSAKKTFFAGGDLNELIKVGKPEAKAFYDMVLTLKAQLRTLETLGKPVVAAINGAALGGGWEICLACHHRVVLDDASVQLGLPEVTLGLLPGGGGVVRMVRMLGIEKALPYLLEGKKVRPQQALQAGLIDELAANRDEMLAKARAWIVANPTAVQRWDVKGYQIPGGTPSNPKVAQMLAIAPSILRSKTQGTMPAPEKILCAAVEGAQVDFDTAHLIETRYFTELTTGQISKNLIGTFWFQLNEINAGGSRPQGFAPYVTRKVGVLGAGMMGAGIAFVSASAGIEVVLKDVNLAAAEKGKAHSAALLDKKVARGQMDASKRDEVLARITPSESDADLAGCDLIIEAVFEDRDLKAKVSSAAQQIVGAEAVIASNTSTLPITGLAKAVPDPGKFIGLHFFSPVEKMPLVEIIKGAQTSDETLARGFDFVLQIKKTPIVVNDSRGFFTSRVFGTFTNEGIAMLGEGVSAPMIETEARKAGMPVGPLAISDEVSLSLMSHIRQQTAKDLQAEGKSLIEHPAFAVIDLLLNEYKRPGKAAGGGFYDYPAGAQKHLWPELKERFEKVDGQISPKDVRDRLLFVQAIETVRCVEEGVLTSTADANVGSIFGIGFAAWTGGALQFINQYGVKDFVARAQYLAEQYGERFAPPALLLDKSAKGEMF from the coding sequence ATGAGCGAAGCCATTCGTTACGAAAAAGGCCAGGACGCTATCGTCGTGCTGACCATCGACATGCCGGGCCAAAGCGCCAACACCATGAACGCCGTGTACCGCGAGGCGATGGCCGAATGTGTCGCCCGTCTGGTGGATGAAAAAGACCACATTGCCGGGGTCATCATCACCTCGGCGAAGAAAACTTTCTTTGCCGGCGGCGACCTCAATGAGCTGATCAAGGTCGGCAAGCCTGAAGCCAAAGCTTTCTACGACATGGTGCTGACCCTCAAAGCGCAATTGCGTACTTTGGAAACCCTTGGCAAACCGGTGGTCGCGGCGATCAACGGCGCGGCGCTGGGCGGCGGTTGGGAAATCTGCCTCGCCTGTCATCATCGCGTGGTGCTGGACGATGCATCGGTGCAGCTCGGTCTGCCGGAAGTGACTCTCGGCCTGTTGCCGGGCGGCGGCGGGGTGGTGCGCATGGTGCGCATGCTGGGCATCGAGAAGGCGCTGCCGTATTTGCTCGAAGGCAAGAAAGTGCGTCCGCAACAGGCGTTGCAGGCGGGTTTGATTGATGAACTGGCGGCGAACCGCGATGAAATGCTGGCCAAGGCGCGCGCCTGGATCGTTGCCAACCCGACGGCAGTGCAGCGCTGGGATGTGAAGGGTTATCAGATTCCGGGCGGCACGCCGTCGAACCCGAAAGTCGCGCAGATGCTGGCGATTGCGCCGTCGATTCTGCGCAGCAAGACCCAAGGGACAATGCCGGCGCCGGAGAAAATCCTCTGCGCGGCAGTCGAGGGCGCTCAGGTCGATTTCGACACTGCACATCTGATCGAAACCCGTTACTTCACTGAACTCACCACCGGGCAGATTTCGAAAAACCTGATCGGCACGTTCTGGTTTCAGCTCAATGAGATCAATGCTGGCGGTTCGCGGCCGCAGGGCTTTGCGCCGTATGTCACGCGTAAGGTTGGCGTGCTTGGCGCAGGGATGATGGGCGCGGGGATTGCCTTTGTCAGTGCTTCGGCGGGTATTGAAGTGGTGCTCAAGGACGTCAATCTGGCGGCCGCCGAGAAGGGCAAAGCACATTCTGCAGCGTTACTGGACAAGAAAGTCGCTCGCGGTCAGATGGATGCTTCGAAGCGTGATGAGGTGTTGGCGCGCATCACCCCATCCGAAAGTGATGCGGACCTCGCGGGTTGCGATCTGATCATCGAAGCGGTGTTTGAAGATCGCGATCTCAAGGCCAAGGTTTCCTCTGCCGCCCAGCAAATTGTCGGCGCCGAAGCTGTCATCGCCTCGAATACATCGACGCTGCCGATCACCGGCCTGGCAAAGGCTGTGCCTGATCCTGGAAAATTCATCGGTCTGCACTTCTTCAGCCCGGTGGAAAAAATGCCGCTGGTGGAAATCATCAAAGGCGCGCAGACCAGCGACGAAACCCTGGCTCGAGGTTTCGATTTCGTCCTGCAAATCAAGAAGACCCCGATTGTGGTCAACGACAGTCGCGGCTTCTTTACCTCGCGGGTATTCGGCACGTTCACCAATGAAGGCATTGCCATGCTTGGTGAAGGCGTGAGCGCGCCAATGATCGAGACCGAAGCGCGCAAGGCCGGGATGCCGGTCGGACCTCTGGCGATCTCCGACGAAGTTTCCCTCAGCCTGATGAGCCATATCCGTCAGCAAACTGCCAAGGACCTACAAGCAGAAGGGAAATCGCTGATTGAGCACCCGGCCTTCGCCGTGATTGACTTGCTGCTGAATGAATACAAGCGCCCGGGCAAAGCGGCGGGTGGCGGTTTTTACGATTACCCAGCGGGTGCACAGAAACATTTGTGGCCAGAACTGAAGGAGCGTTTCGAGAAGGTCGACGGGCAGATTTCGCCCAAGGATGTGCGTGATCGGCTGCTATTTGTACAAGCCATCGAAACCGTGCGCTGTGTTGAGGAAGGTGTGCTGACTTCGACGGCGGACGCCAATGTCGGTTCGATCTTTGGTATCGGTTTTGCCGCGTGGACGGGCGGTGCGTTGCAGTTCATCAACCAGTATGGCGTGAAAGATTTCGTCGCTCGCGCGCAGTATCTGGCTGAGCAATATGGCGAGCGTTTTGCGCCGCCTGCGTTGCTGTTGGATAAATCAGCGAAAGGTGAAATGTTCTAA
- a CDS encoding amidotransferase, giving the protein MSLRICILETDILRPELVDQYQGYGQMFQRLFSQQPIAAEFTVYNVMQGEYPSDDLSFDAYLVTGSKADSFGTDPWIQTLKEYLLTRYERGDKLLGVCFGHQLLALLLGGKSERATQGWGVGTHNYKLAAKAPWMSPVREELTLLISHQDQVTALPENATVIASSDFCPFAAYHINDQVLCFQGHPEFIHDYSRALLDLRQEALGSQIYSKGVASLEQEHHGATVAEWMMRFVAHKPETV; this is encoded by the coding sequence ATGTCGCTACGCATCTGCATTCTGGAAACCGACATCCTGCGTCCGGAACTGGTCGATCAATATCAGGGTTACGGGCAGATGTTTCAGCGCCTGTTCTCGCAGCAACCGATTGCCGCCGAGTTCACCGTCTACAACGTGATGCAGGGCGAATACCCGAGCGACGACCTGAGCTTCGACGCGTACCTGGTCACCGGCAGCAAGGCTGACTCGTTCGGTACTGATCCGTGGATCCAGACCCTCAAGGAATATCTGCTGACACGTTACGAGCGTGGCGACAAACTGCTCGGCGTGTGCTTCGGCCATCAACTGCTGGCGCTGTTGCTCGGTGGCAAGAGCGAGCGTGCGACGCAAGGTTGGGGTGTAGGCACCCATAACTACAAACTGGCGGCGAAGGCGCCTTGGATGAGCCCGGTGCGTGAGGAACTGACGCTGCTGATCAGCCATCAGGATCAGGTCACAGCGCTGCCGGAAAACGCGACGGTTATTGCTTCCAGCGATTTCTGCCCGTTCGCGGCGTATCACATCAATGATCAGGTGCTGTGCTTCCAGGGGCACCCGGAGTTCATCCACGATTATTCGCGGGCATTGCTCGATTTGCGCCAGGAGGCGCTCGGTTCGCAGATATACAGCAAAGGCGTGGCGAGTCTGGAGCAAGAGCACCATGGTGCGACGGTTGCGGAGTGGATGATGCGTTTTGTGGCGCATAAGCCAGAAACTGTCTAA
- a CDS encoding magnesium and cobalt transport protein CorA: protein MGRVVAAAVYSAGKKVTNISLDEGAAWAAKTGHFVWIGLEEPDAQELSNLQRQFNLHELAIEDALEKHSRPKLETFGDALFIVTYSPIRENGVLQFIETHIFAGKGYIITARNGHSASYAHVRQRCEARPLLLEHGEDFVLYALLDFVIENYQPVGEAIHAEIDELERNVLCSALNERDIQRLHGLRRDVVRLRRYAAPMVEIGEELQKLSFPFIDKNMRPYFRDVQIHVTRQMEDLSTLADIASQTIEIGVLLEASRQSVVQRKFAAWAAILAFPTAVAGIYGMNFQNMPELSWHYGYFGVLGFIAVGCVSLWASFKKSGWL from the coding sequence ATGGGTCGAGTTGTTGCTGCTGCGGTGTACAGCGCAGGCAAGAAAGTCACCAATATTAGCCTCGACGAAGGCGCCGCCTGGGCCGCGAAAACCGGACATTTTGTCTGGATCGGTCTGGAAGAGCCGGACGCTCAAGAACTGTCCAATCTGCAACGTCAGTTCAACCTGCACGAACTGGCCATCGAAGATGCTCTGGAAAAACACAGTCGACCGAAGCTGGAAACCTTTGGCGACGCTTTGTTTATCGTCACCTACTCGCCTATACGCGAAAACGGCGTTCTGCAATTTATCGAGACGCACATCTTTGCCGGCAAGGGCTACATCATCACCGCGCGTAACGGCCACTCGGCGTCCTACGCCCATGTCCGCCAACGTTGTGAGGCGCGTCCACTGTTGCTGGAGCATGGGGAAGATTTCGTACTCTATGCGCTGCTCGATTTCGTCATCGAGAACTATCAGCCAGTCGGTGAAGCGATCCATGCCGAAATCGATGAACTGGAGCGCAACGTGCTGTGTAGCGCACTGAATGAGCGTGACATTCAGAGGCTGCATGGCTTGCGCCGTGACGTTGTACGCCTGCGCCGGTACGCGGCGCCGATGGTGGAGATTGGCGAGGAACTGCAGAAGCTGAGTTTCCCGTTCATCGACAAGAACATGCGCCCGTACTTCCGCGATGTGCAGATCCACGTCACGCGGCAGATGGAAGACCTGAGCACGCTCGCCGACATTGCCAGCCAGACCATTGAGATTGGGGTATTGCTCGAGGCCTCACGGCAAAGCGTGGTGCAGCGCAAATTTGCTGCCTGGGCGGCGATTCTGGCGTTTCCGACGGCGGTGGCGGGGATTTACGGGATGAACTTCCAGAACATGCCGGAGTTGAGTTGGCACTACGGCTATTTCGGCGTGCTGGGGTTTATTGCGGTGGGGTGTGTGAGTTTGTGGGCGAGTTTCAAGAAATCCGGGTGGCTGTAG
- a CDS encoding lysophospholipid acyltransferase family protein, producing MLFVFRMLLMGLHFILAGVLGVILGICRPFNPDNSRLCARLYALPAMCILRLRVKTDVSGLMNKPDSCVIIANHQSNYDLFVFGNVVPRRTVCIGKKSLKWVPLFGQLFWLAGNVLIDRGNAHKARQSMLTTTNTLQNEDTSIWVFPEGTRNLGEELLPFKKGAFQMAIAAGVPIVPVCVSSYIKHMRLNRWRSGKVLIRSLPAIPTAGLTMDDMPMLINQCREQMRECIDSMDRQLQAA from the coding sequence ATGCTGTTCGTGTTTCGTATGTTATTGATGGGCCTGCACTTTATTCTGGCGGGTGTGCTCGGGGTGATCCTCGGGATCTGCCGTCCGTTCAATCCGGACAACAGCCGTCTGTGCGCCCGCCTCTACGCATTGCCAGCCATGTGCATTTTGCGCCTGCGGGTGAAAACAGACGTCAGTGGCTTGATGAACAAGCCTGACAGCTGCGTGATCATCGCCAACCATCAGTCCAACTACGATCTGTTCGTGTTCGGCAACGTCGTGCCCCGTCGTACTGTGTGTATCGGCAAGAAGAGCCTGAAGTGGGTGCCGCTGTTCGGGCAACTGTTCTGGCTGGCTGGCAATGTACTGATCGATCGCGGGAATGCGCACAAAGCGCGCCAGTCGATGCTGACCACCACCAATACCTTGCAGAACGAAGACACCTCGATCTGGGTGTTCCCGGAAGGCACGCGCAACCTCGGCGAAGAATTGCTGCCCTTCAAGAAAGGCGCGTTCCAGATGGCAATTGCCGCTGGTGTACCGATCGTTCCGGTTTGCGTGAGCAGTTACATCAAGCACATGCGTCTGAATCGCTGGCGCAGCGGGAAAGTCCTCATACGCTCGCTGCCGGCAATTCCCACAGCCGGATTGACCATGGATGACATGCCCATGCTCATCAATCAGTGCCGCGAACAGATGCGCGAGTGCATCGATTCGATGGATCGACAGCTACAAGCCGCGTGA
- a CDS encoding crotonase/enoyl-CoA hydratase family protein: protein MSELISYHLEDGIATLTLSNGKVNAISPDVIAAFNAALDQAVTDRAIVIITGQPGILSGGYDLKVMTAGPKEAVALVTAGSTLARRLLSHPFPVIVACPGHAVAKGAFILLSADYRIGVDGPFSIGLNEVQIGMTMHHAGIELARDRLRRSAFHRSVINGEMFDPQSAVDAGFLDKVVSAEELQGAALAAARQLKKINMLAHKNTKLKVRKTLLETLDNAIIQDQEHLG, encoded by the coding sequence ATGAGTGAGTTGATTTCCTACCACCTCGAAGACGGTATCGCGACCCTGACCTTGAGCAATGGCAAGGTCAATGCCATTTCTCCGGACGTGATTGCGGCATTCAACGCGGCGCTGGATCAGGCAGTGACTGATCGTGCCATCGTGATCATTACCGGTCAGCCAGGGATTCTGTCCGGCGGCTACGATCTGAAAGTGATGACCGCCGGCCCTAAAGAAGCCGTGGCGCTTGTGACTGCCGGTTCGACGTTGGCGCGTCGCCTGCTCTCTCACCCGTTCCCGGTCATCGTCGCTTGCCCGGGTCATGCTGTGGCAAAAGGCGCTTTCATTCTGTTATCTGCCGACTACCGTATCGGCGTCGACGGTCCGTTCAGCATCGGCCTGAACGAAGTGCAGATCGGCATGACCATGCACCACGCTGGTATCGAGCTGGCGCGTGATCGTCTGCGTCGTTCGGCGTTCCACCGCTCAGTGATCAACGGCGAGATGTTCGATCCGCAAAGCGCCGTGGATGCCGGTTTCCTCGACAAAGTGGTTTCCGCCGAGGAGTTGCAAGGTGCCGCCCTCGCCGCTGCGCGTCAGCTGAAGAAGATCAACATGCTCGCGCACAAAAACACCAAGTTGAAAGTACGCAAGACGCTGCTGGAAACCCTGGATAACGCGATCATCCAGGATCAGGAACATCTCGGTTAA
- a CDS encoding YbjQ family protein: protein MIISTTHAIEGRQITAYLDIVSAESVQGVNVIRDMFAGMRDFFGGRSQTLERALKEARIQATEEIRERARALQADAVVGVDFEISMPGGKGGMVVVFATGTAVKLR, encoded by the coding sequence ATGATCATTTCCACCACTCACGCCATTGAAGGCCGGCAGATCACGGCCTATCTGGACATCGTCAGTGCCGAGTCGGTGCAGGGCGTGAATGTGATCCGTGACATGTTTGCCGGTATGCGCGACTTTTTCGGCGGGCGTTCGCAGACCCTGGAGCGGGCTTTGAAGGAGGCGCGTATTCAGGCGACCGAAGAAATACGGGAGCGTGCGCGTGCTCTGCAGGCTGATGCGGTGGTCGGGGTGGATTTCGAGATCAGCATGCCCGGCGGCAAGGGCGGGATGGTTGTGGTGTTTGCGACGGGAACGGCGGTGAAGTTGCGCTGA
- a CDS encoding glycine zipper domain-containing protein: MRLTLPALVLGLLVAQGAMAAGDGTAALGGGLGGALGNVVGQKMGGSTGAAIGAGVAGAAGSAMAARKGSRTKAAIGGGVGAAGGSVIGNSLGGRTGATIGAGLGGAAGGAVGSNLSKGHKRH, encoded by the coding sequence ATGCGTTTAACACTGCCTGCTCTGGTTCTGGGGCTTCTGGTTGCTCAAGGTGCAATGGCTGCCGGCGATGGCACCGCGGCGCTGGGCGGTGGTCTGGGTGGCGCGCTGGGTAATGTGGTCGGCCAGAAAATGGGCGGCAGCACTGGCGCGGCAATTGGCGCAGGCGTTGCTGGCGCGGCAGGTAGCGCAATGGCGGCGCGTAAGGGTAGCCGGACGAAAGCGGCGATTGGCGGTGGTGTTGGTGCAGCTGGCGGTTCGGTGATCGGCAACAGCCTGGGCGGCAGAACCGGCGCCACGATTGGTGCAGGCCTGGGCGGCGCAGCTGGTGGCGCGGTGGGCAGCAACTTGTCCAAAGGTCACAAGCGTCACTGA
- a CDS encoding YMGG-like glycine zipper-containing protein produces the protein MRLSLSALFFGLLVAQGAMAAGDGTAAVGGGLGGALGNVVGGQLGGSTGAAVGAGVGGAAGSAVGANKRNRTEAAIGGGLGAAGGSVVGNSLGGSTGSTIGAGLGGAAGGAVGNNLGDDGGSHSGGGHKHKNKHKNRHH, from the coding sequence ATGCGATTGTCATTATCTGCACTGTTTTTCGGGTTGCTGGTCGCTCAGGGGGCTATGGCCGCCGGTGATGGCACCGCCGCTGTGGGTGGCGGCTTGGGCGGCGCGCTCGGCAATGTGGTCGGTGGACAACTCGGTGGCAGTACTGGCGCGGCGGTAGGTGCGGGTGTTGGCGGCGCGGCCGGCAGTGCCGTCGGGGCGAATAAACGCAATCGAACCGAAGCGGCCATTGGCGGTGGTCTCGGCGCGGCGGGTGGCTCGGTCGTCGGCAACAGCCTCGGCGGCTCTACGGGTTCGACCATTGGCGCAGGGTTGGGCGGCGCGGCGGGTGGTGCGGTCGGTAATAACCTCGGTGACGATGGTGGCTCTCATTCGGGTGGTGGTCACAAACACAAGAACAAACATAAAAACCGCCATCATTGA
- a CDS encoding Imm50 family immunity protein encodes MKYWNEIEGSKFFNMVFSRNISIGEIKLFALNMDNNLSTLTLAFDIRETPDTPPKKWESIGYNACRIGITCGEIRDFTTSNIPTQKNLSLSIQTIEDRYLISATSSTSNVTFTTSSLRLRDPSVYLTDLPF; translated from the coding sequence ATGAAATACTGGAATGAGATAGAAGGCAGCAAATTCTTCAATATGGTATTCAGCAGGAATATATCTATTGGGGAGATCAAGTTATTTGCTTTAAACATGGACAACAATCTTTCAACATTGACATTGGCATTTGATATTAGAGAAACGCCGGACACTCCTCCGAAAAAATGGGAATCCATAGGATACAATGCTTGCCGAATCGGAATAACATGCGGTGAAATTAGAGATTTTACGACATCCAACATTCCAACTCAAAAAAACCTAAGTCTATCCATACAAACCATTGAGGACAGATATTTGATTTCAGCTACATCAAGCACTTCGAATGTAACATTCACCACATCATCATTAAGACTGAGAGATCCTAGCGTATATTTAACAGACTTACCTTTCTAA